The following coding sequences lie in one Salmo salar chromosome ssa13, Ssal_v3.1, whole genome shotgun sequence genomic window:
- the spry4 gene encoding protein sprouty homolog 4: MAMLFGMGHYCRLAGRVVSALSRRQTSGTLLPATRWYSTQTTGNKLQFKLDDRTAHSSLDLFKKDTGVIYRILGLDPSHVQQNPERFQDWAVVFGDGQITGGRHYWEVTVEKSSEFRLGVALVAMSRDDCVGTNSSSWVFSYVQRKWFAMTTNQRVPVTLVGKPDRVGILLDYEAGLISLVDIPKAKVIHSMRAMFRGPLCPAFGLWDGELLTHSGLGEPEGLK; encoded by the exons ATGGCGATGCTCTTTGGCATGGGACATTATTGTCGCCTGGCAGGACGAGTTGTGAGCGCTCTGTCCCGCAGACAAACGAGTGGTACGCTTCTTCCAGCGACAAGATGGTATAGCACCCAAACGACTGGCAATA AGCTGCAGTTTAAGCTGGATGACAGGACAGCCCACAGCAGTCTGGACCTCTTTAAGAAGGACACAGGCGTCATCTACCGCATCTTGGGCCTAGACCCCAGCCATGTCCAACAAAACCCTGAGCGCTTCCAGGATTGGGCCGTGGTGTTCGGAGACGGGCAAATCACAGGTGGCCGCCACTACTGGGAGGTGACGGTGGAGAAGTCCTCAGAGTTCCGTTTGGGTGTGGCCTTGGTGGCAATGTCAAGGGATGACTGTGTGGGCACCAACAGCTCTTCCTGGGTGTTCAGCTATGTCCAGCGCAAGTGGTTTGCAATGACAACCAACCAGAGGGTGCCGGTGACTCTGGTGGGGAAGCCTGACCGTGTGGGCATCCTTTTGGACTACGAGGCCGGCCTGATAAGCCTGGTGGACATCCCAAAGGCCAAGGTGATCCACAGCATGAGGGCCATGTTCAGGGGGCCTCTCTGCCCAGCGTTTGGCTTGTGGGATGGAGAGCTGCTTACACACTCAGGTCTGGGGGAGCCCGAAGGCTTGAAGTGA